The following proteins are encoded in a genomic region of Scylla paramamosain isolate STU-SP2022 chromosome 40, ASM3559412v1, whole genome shotgun sequence:
- the LOC135092508 gene encoding RAB6-interacting golgin-like isoform X1, whose amino-acid sequence MAGRVWAGFSEADIKQVQRGSGPRGGGGGPTQKPARILRGGRGLQRGLLGTSRGSVASSTQYTPVPAQARLSQCEGTDSPQSLSSQQTPESSPAATPSPVPPSPCVSPTGSHTHPKSVKIKLGENNSYEVIPSGAPGSPSSPRTDGEGEAEEVEETEEEEEKSTEEFFFDKGGGGSEEEGALLRSIQERQKEMEEQNKKRKELLIKAIADRSRRTQSEAQKLKHIQAELARLDSLLSSDVSILRDQIESASQDFNEAQKRYERAEREFIEAKLQLFNRLERKELLTEHLCRIIEANERRKAVKLSELMAQLEMVDCVGDLPAPPPPSQCLPQLASLDEVTYAACTTLKHPHKATQALQAGLARVNGNLSVEEIRKATEMTQKEEEEEEEVKEEEDKGEEEKCVGKRKEEDEEEKKEES is encoded by the exons ATGGCGGGACGAGTGTGGGCAGGGTTTTCAGAGGCGGACATCAAGCAGGTGCAGCGAGGCAGTGggccgagaggaggaggaggag GGCCGACACAGAAGCCTGCCAGGATCCTGCGAGGGGGACGAGGGTTGCAGCGTGGCCTCCTTGGCACCTCCAGGGGGTCGGTGGCCTCCTCCACTCAGTACACACCCGTCCCAGCCCAGGCCAGGCTATCCCAGTGCGag GGCACAGACTCCCCCCAGTCCCTGTCCAGCCAACAGACGCCTGAGTCCTCCCCGGCAGCCACCCCGTCCCCTGTGCCACCCTCACCCTGCGTCTCCCCCACAGGCAG CCACACCCACCCAAAGAGCGTTAAGATCAAACTAGGAGAAAACAACTCATATGAAGTAATACCAAGTGGCGCCCCTgggtccccctcctcccccaggaccgatggggagggggaggcggaggaagtggaggagacggaggaagaggaggagaagtcgaCGGAGGAGTTTTTCTTTGACAAGGGcggaggagggagcgaggaggagggCGCCCTTTTGAGGAGCATACAGGAGAGgcagaaggagatggaggaacagaacaagaagaggaaggaactgCTGATCAAGGCCATTgctgacag GAGTCGGCGAACACAGTCGGAGGCTCAGAAGCTCAAGCATATCCAGGCAGAGTTGGCACGGTTggactcccttctctcctccgaTGTGTCTATCCTGAGGGACCAGATTGAGAGTGCCAGCCAGGACTTCAATGAGGCTCA GAAGAGGTACGAGAGGGCCGAGAGGGAGTTTATCGAGGCCAAGCTCCAGCTGTTTAACCGTCTAGAGCGCAAGGAACTGCTAACCGAACACCTGTGTCGTATTATTGAGGCCAATGAACGCAGGAAAGCTGTGAAATTGTCCGAGTTGATGGCACAGCTGGAGATGGTGGACTGCGTGGGGGACCTGCCtgcacccccacccccctcccag TGCCTGCCACAGCTTGCCTCCCTGGACGAGGTGACCTACGCAGCCTGCACAACCCTCAAGCACCCACATAAGGCCACACAGGCACTGCAGGCTGGCTTGGCACGGGTCAATGGAAACTTGAGTGTGGAGGAGATCAGGAAAGCCACGGAGATgacacaaaaggaggaggaggaggaggaagaggtaaaggaggaggaggataagggggaggaggagaagtgtgtagggaaaaggaaagaagaagatgaggaggagaagaaagaggaaagttag
- the LOC135092508 gene encoding RAB6-interacting golgin-like isoform X2: MEESERNCEIVSESEFTRPTQKPARILRGGRGLQRGLLGTSRGSVASSTQYTPVPAQARLSQCEGTDSPQSLSSQQTPESSPAATPSPVPPSPCVSPTGSHTHPKSVKIKLGENNSYEVIPSGAPGSPSSPRTDGEGEAEEVEETEEEEEKSTEEFFFDKGGGGSEEEGALLRSIQERQKEMEEQNKKRKELLIKAIADRSRRTQSEAQKLKHIQAELARLDSLLSSDVSILRDQIESASQDFNEAQKRYERAEREFIEAKLQLFNRLERKELLTEHLCRIIEANERRKAVKLSELMAQLEMVDCVGDLPAPPPPSQCLPQLASLDEVTYAACTTLKHPHKATQALQAGLARVNGNLSVEEIRKATEMTQKEEEEEEEVKEEEDKGEEEKCVGKRKEEDEEEKKEES; encoded by the exons atggaagaaagtgagagaaattgTGAgatagtgagtgagagtgaattTACAA GGCCGACACAGAAGCCTGCCAGGATCCTGCGAGGGGGACGAGGGTTGCAGCGTGGCCTCCTTGGCACCTCCAGGGGGTCGGTGGCCTCCTCCACTCAGTACACACCCGTCCCAGCCCAGGCCAGGCTATCCCAGTGCGag GGCACAGACTCCCCCCAGTCCCTGTCCAGCCAACAGACGCCTGAGTCCTCCCCGGCAGCCACCCCGTCCCCTGTGCCACCCTCACCCTGCGTCTCCCCCACAGGCAG CCACACCCACCCAAAGAGCGTTAAGATCAAACTAGGAGAAAACAACTCATATGAAGTAATACCAAGTGGCGCCCCTgggtccccctcctcccccaggaccgatggggagggggaggcggaggaagtggaggagacggaggaagaggaggagaagtcgaCGGAGGAGTTTTTCTTTGACAAGGGcggaggagggagcgaggaggagggCGCCCTTTTGAGGAGCATACAGGAGAGgcagaaggagatggaggaacagaacaagaagaggaaggaactgCTGATCAAGGCCATTgctgacag GAGTCGGCGAACACAGTCGGAGGCTCAGAAGCTCAAGCATATCCAGGCAGAGTTGGCACGGTTggactcccttctctcctccgaTGTGTCTATCCTGAGGGACCAGATTGAGAGTGCCAGCCAGGACTTCAATGAGGCTCA GAAGAGGTACGAGAGGGCCGAGAGGGAGTTTATCGAGGCCAAGCTCCAGCTGTTTAACCGTCTAGAGCGCAAGGAACTGCTAACCGAACACCTGTGTCGTATTATTGAGGCCAATGAACGCAGGAAAGCTGTGAAATTGTCCGAGTTGATGGCACAGCTGGAGATGGTGGACTGCGTGGGGGACCTGCCtgcacccccacccccctcccag TGCCTGCCACAGCTTGCCTCCCTGGACGAGGTGACCTACGCAGCCTGCACAACCCTCAAGCACCCACATAAGGCCACACAGGCACTGCAGGCTGGCTTGGCACGGGTCAATGGAAACTTGAGTGTGGAGGAGATCAGGAAAGCCACGGAGATgacacaaaaggaggaggaggaggaggaagaggtaaaggaggaggaggataagggggaggaggagaagtgtgtagggaaaaggaaagaagaagatgaggaggagaagaaagaggaaagttag
- the LOC135092511 gene encoding uncharacterized protein LOC135092511: protein MDVEMLKTPSGILKLWEIALNIIIISVTMGVDLFSFGSIGKTFFCGGVYIMALVVSSLLFLTYLRGGARDLQKTTFELKANFVTACLMVSAAGLTIHAGIQYEDLLKKNADAGKAAGSLAVFNALLYFADAHFARKNLE, encoded by the exons atgGATGTTGAAATGTTAAAGACGCCATCTGGAATCTTGAAACTATGGGAAATT GCCctgaacatcatcatcatcagcgtcACCATGGGGGTCGACTTGTTCTCCTTCGGCAGTATTGGCAAGACTTTCTTCTGTGGTGGCGTGTACATCATGGCCCTGGTGGTGTCATCCCTGCTGTTCCTCACCTACCTCAGGGGCGGCGCCAGGGACCTGCAGAAGACGACCTTT GAACTGAAAGCGAACTTTGTGACGGCGTGCCTAATGGTGAGCGCTGCGGGCCTCACCATACACGCGGGGATTCAATATGAGGACCTCCTGAAGAAGAATGCTGACGCAGGGAAGGCTGCTGGCTCCCTGGCGGTGTTCAATGCCTTACTGTACTTCGCTGATGCTCACTTTGCCAGGAAGAATTTAGAGTA g